From the Pseudobacteriovorax antillogorgiicola genome, the window CGTCAAAGTCTGTCGGTGATTTCTGCCTCGGTGAGAAGCGAATTTGGTAGACACCAGCTTCCAGCTCTGGAATAGAAAGCCAATCAGAGTCGCCATTTAGTATTGCAAACCCAGCAACCAGATCGTCATTTTGATTGAAAATTTGCAAGCTTGCCCCAGTTTCTAGCTCGGTACCACAGGCACCAACAACCTGGATATTCGCTTTGCTTGGCTCGTTTACCGTCAGTTCTATGCTTAGGACTTCACCCCAGTTCCGACGAGAGTGTCCCGTTTCAAGGCTTAAGCAGGGGTTTGGCTGCACCACTGTTGACTCAGTGCCATAGTCGTTATCACCCAAGCGAAACGCTCCCAGTTCTAGGATCGCAATTTTAGGAAATTCTGTCGCAAACGATTTCTGCCACGGCCCTTGGGACAGGGTCATAGCAATCATGTCTGGCTGGCGATCCGAAGCCACTTCAATCTGCCACATATTTCGCGAGTCGTTTTCTTGTGCCTCAATCATCTGGACCCGGCCGTCACCATCCATTGTCGAAAACGTAACGTCCACATCTCCTTGAATCTCTACAGGACCACTATCGTTAGTTAGAGAACAAGAGACACTTGCTGCAAGAGGAGATTCCTGATTGTGGTAGCAGTAAAGAAATGCACCTCCAACCTGCACAGGTTCAGTGACCTGAAAGTCTTCGATCACCACACTTCGTTCGGTGTCTACGGCTTCAGTCTCACCTTCCACACGTGCCTGCCCTTCCCCTTGAAAGTTTGGGTCCTGACACGCAAGCAAGATAAAACTTACAAATGTAAGAAATGCAGATGACTTCATAAAATCCCCCCTGATTCTACCTTTTCGGTCAAGCTCAAAGAGAAATCGATGCCACCTTATTAAATATATATATTTAGATAGTTAAAGCCAGCCATTGCCCCTAGCCACGGGTCATTCGAGGCGAGATTCATCCCCCTCTGATGACGAACGGTATGAAGTTGCTTAAAGCGTTGGCCTCGCTCGGATGGCAAGAACCTGCCATGCATCTAGGTTGGGAATCTGAAAGGTCGCCCCATCGAAGGCAGATGCGCTACAACGCCCATAGTCAGCACCAATTTTTCCAGGTCTTGGCCGATTGCCAAAAGCACCTCGGCAAATGTACATCACCCGGATATCATCGCGACCAGCAGCGAGCGCCCCTTGAGGAATGAGTTGCTGAACACCCTCGACAAAATTCGCCAACTCCCAGATATAGTATTCGTCAAACGATGGACGAGTGAGAATCAGGACTTCATACTGGGTTGAAGATACGTTAACCACATCTGGACCCACGCTATCAGTAACATTGCAAGTTCCATCGCTTAGCCCAGTAGGTCCGGGCAACAACTGACCAGGAATAATTTTATTAACTGCAAGGGTGGCTCGACAAAGGTATAGAACTTCATCCTGAGCTTCGCCTGGCTGAGAGCCGGCCGCAATCGCAGCCTCGTAGGCAGATTCATCGAGACCCTGCGGAAGCCAAGCATAAGGCTGACCAAAAGTCGGGATTGAAACTGATAGTGGCTCAGAATAGTTTAAGAAGGTATCACCCACAAAAACAAAGTAGTGGTAGGTTTCACCCTCTGTAACATTATAATCAGTATAAGTGGCCTCAAGACCTCGATAAACAAGGGTCAGATCACCTTCTATATCGCCGACTTCATAAGGCTTGCCGCTTTGTAAAAGCACGGATTCCTGGCCCTCAGACGTTCTGAACAGCAAAAATTCAACACCGTCCCGAACGAGAGCGTCGGTCCAATTCACCCGAATTCCATTTTGCCCTTCGGTAAAGGCAAAGCTCGCTACTGGAAAAGGACCATTCGCCTTCTTAGTCCAAGTTGCAATGGTTGCATTGCTGAACGCCTGCCATTCATCATCACGTTTTCCAACAATGCAAAGAGATACCTCGCCGTCGTCCAATTCACTGACGTCCACAAGCACACTTTCAGAAACAGGTGCTTCAGGCGTGTACCCGGTTTCATTGGAACACGGATTTGTGAGGCTATTGGTTACTTTATATCTGTAGTGGGTGAAGTTATCGGCTAGAATTGCAATTTCGATCGAACTTTCACGGCTATAACCATCTGGAAAGCCTGCAATGCGAATTTGATCAGATGCCTCAACATTCTCTTCGCCAATGGCAATCGCCTGAATATCTTGCCGTGATGGCGCGCAGCTAGTAATCAACCCAATGACAAGCGCAAGGTTCAGAAACTTCACAAGACCCCCCTCAAAACTTCTGGTAGTCCCAATAATGCAAAAGGAATACCAAGGTTTTGCGACTTAAGTTCAACCTTACAGTCTTGATATTACAAATTTAAAA encodes:
- a CDS encoding DM9 repeat-containing protein; the protein is MKFLNLALVIGLITSCAPSRQDIQAIAIGEENVEASDQIRIAGFPDGYSRESSIEIAILADNFTHYRYKVTNSLTNPCSNETGYTPEAPVSESVLVDVSELDDGEVSLCIVGKRDDEWQAFSNATIATWTKKANGPFPVASFAFTEGQNGIRVNWTDALVRDGVEFLLFRTSEGQESVLLQSGKPYEVGDIEGDLTLVYRGLEATYTDYNVTEGETYHYFVFVGDTFLNYSEPLSVSIPTFGQPYAWLPQGLDESAYEAAIAAGSQPGEAQDEVLYLCRATLAVNKIIPGQLLPGPTGLSDGTCNVTDSVGPDVVNVSSTQYEVLILTRPSFDEYYIWELANFVEGVQQLIPQGALAAGRDDIRVMYICRGAFGNRPRPGKIGADYGRCSASAFDGATFQIPNLDAWQVLAIRARPTL